The sequence CGCCGACGGCATCGCCGCCGTAGCCGGCGTACCGGGCCGCCTGGAGCGCGTCGACGCCGGGCAGCCCTACCTCGCCGTCGTCGACTACGCCCACAAGACGGACGCGGTCGAGTCGGTGCTCAAGGCGCTGCGCAAGGTCACCAAGGGCCGGCTGCACGTCGTCCTCGGCTGCGGCGGCGACCGCGACCGGACCAAGCGCGCCCCGATGGGCGCCGCCGCGGCCCGGCTCGCCGACACGGCCGTACTGACCTCCGACAACCCCCGTTCCGAGGACCCCCTCGCGATCCTCGCGACCATGCTCCAGGGCGCCGCCTCGGTGCCCGCGCACGAGCGCGGCGAGGTGCTCCTCTTCGAGGACCGGGCCGCCGCCGTCGCCGCCGCCGTGGGCCGCGCCCAGGCCGGCGACACGGTGCTGGTCGCGGGCAAGGGTCACGAGCAGGGCCAGGACATCGCCGGCGTGATCCGTCCCTTCGACGACCGCCAGGTGCTTCGCGAAGCTATCCAGAAGACCCAGGGATGAACTTGTGATCGCCCTCTCCCTCGCCGAGATCGCAGCAGTCGTCGGCGGGCAGACGCACGACATACCGGATCCGTCCGCGCAGGTCACGGGACCGGTCGTCCGGGACTCCCGGGAGGTGGTGCCCGGCAGCCTGTTCGCCGCCTTCGTCGGCGAGCGGGTGGACGGCCACGACTACGCCCGGCAGGTCGTCGAGGCCGGCGCGGTCGCCGTGCTGGCCACCCGGCCGGTCGGCGTCCCCGCCGTCGTGGTGGACGACGTCCAGAGCGCCCTCGGCGCCCTCGCCCGGCACGTCGTGGGCCGGCTCGGCACCACCCTCGTGGCCCTGACCGGCTCGGCCGGCAAGACCAGCACCAAGGACCTGATCGCCCAGGTGCTCGCGCGCAAGGCGCCGACGGTGTTCACGCCCGGCTCGCTCAACAACGAGATCGGGCTGCCGCTGACCGCCCTGTCCGCCACCGAGGAGACGCGGTTCCTCGTGCTGGAGATGGGCGCCCGGGGCATCGGGCACATCCGCTACCTCACCGGCCTCACCCCGCCGAGGATCGGCCTGGTGCTCAACGTCGGCTCCGCGCACATCGGCGAGTTCGGCGGACGCGAGCAGATCGCCCAGGCCAAGGGCGAACTGGTGGAGGCGCTGCCGCCGGCCGGCGAGGGCGGCGCGGCGATCCTCAACGCCGACGACCCGCTGGTGCGGGCCATGGCCTCCCGTACCAAGGCGAAGGTGGTCCTTTTCGGAGAGTCGGCCGAAGCGGACGTACGCGCCGAGAACGTACGACTCACGGACAGCGGACAGCCCGCCTTCAGGCTTCACACACCCTCCGGTGCAAGCGATGTGACGATGCGCCTGTACGGTGAGCACCACGTGTCGAACGCGCTCGCCGCGGCCGCCGTCGCCCATGAGCTGGGCATGTCCGCGGAAGAGATCGCCCTCGCGCTCTCCGAGGCGGGCTCCCTCTCCCGATGGCGCATGGAGGTCACCGAGCGCCCGGACGGCGTGACCATCGTCAACGACGCCTACAACGCCAACCCCGAGTCCATGCGGGCCGCCCTCAGGGCGCTCGCGGCCATGGGCAAGGGGCGCCGCACGTGGGCGGTGCTCGGCAAGATGGCCGAGCTGGGGGACGAGGCGCTCGCCGAGCACGACGCCGTCGGACGGCTCGCCGTCCGGCTCAACGTCAGCAAGCTCGTCGCCGTCGGGGGGATTGAGGCCTCCTGGCTGCAATTGGGCGCATATAACGAGGGTTCGTGGGGTGAGGAGTCGGTGCACGTGTCCGACGCACAGGCGGCGATCGACCTGTTGCGCAGCGAGTTGCGCCCGGGGGACGTCGTGCTCGTGAAGGCGTCCCGGTCGGTGGGGCTGGAGAGCGTCGCCCAGGCGCTCGTCGAGGCCGGTGCCGAGGGTGAGGTTGCCGCCCGATGATGAAGCAGATCCTGTTCTCGGGAGTCATTGGCCTCTTCCTGACGCTGGTCGGCACCCCGCTGCTGATCAAGCTGCTGGCCCGCAAGGGCTACGGCCAGTACATCCGTGACGACGGCCCGCGCGAGCACGCCAGCAAGCGCGGTACGCCGACCATGGGCGGTATCGCCTTCATCCTCGCGACCATCGCCGCGTACTTCCTGAGCAAGCTCATCACCGGCTACGCGCCGACCTACTCCGGTCTGCTGGTCCTCGGCCTGATGTTCGGCATGGGCCTGGTCGGCTTCCTCGACGACTACATCAAGATCGTCAAGCGGCGGTCGCTGGGTCTGCGGGCCAAGGCGAAGATGGCCGGCCAGCTGATCGTCGGCATCGCCTTCGCCGTGCTGTCGCTGCAGTTCTCCGACTCCCGCGGCAACACCCCGGCCTCCACCAAGCTGTCGTTCATCACCGACTTCGGCTGGTCGATCGGCCCGGTGCTGTTCGTCGTCTGGGCGCTGTTCATGATCCTCGCGATGTCGAACGGCGTGAACCTCACCGACGGTCTGGACGGTCTGGCCACCGGCGCCTCCGTGCTCGTCTTCGGCGCCTACACCTTCATCGGCGTCTGGCAGTTCCAGGAGTCCTGCGCCAACGCGCAGACCCTGACCAACCCGGGCGCCTGTTACGAGGTGCGCGACCCGCTCGACCTCGCGGTCGTCGCCTCCGCGCTGATGGGTGCCTGCCTCGGCTTCCTGTGGTGGAACACCTCGCCGGCGAAGATCTTCATGGGCGACACCGGCTCGCTCGCCCTCGGCGGTGTCCTCACCGGCCTGGCCATCCTCTCCCGCACGGAGCTGCTGGTGGCCATCATGGGCGGCCTGTTCGTCCTCATCACCATGTCGGTCGTCATCCAGGTCGGCTCCTTCCGGCTCACCGGCAAGCGCGTCTTCCGGATGGCACCGCTCCAGCACCACTTCGAACTCAAGGGCTGGTCCGAGGTCCTGGTGGTGGTCCGCTTCTGGATCATCCAAGGCATCTGTGTGATCGTCGGACTGGGCCTCTTCTACGCGGGATGGGCAGCGGACAAGTGACCTCCACCTCGGGGCCCTTCGACTTCCAGGGCAAGCACGTCACCGTCGCCGGGCTCGGTGTCTCCGGCGTCCCGGCGGCGAAGGCGCTGCACGCGCGCGGAGCCGTCGTCACGGTCGTCAACGACGGCGACGACGCCCGCGCGCGGGAACAGGCCGCGGAGCTGGAGGCGCTCGGCATCACCGTGCGCCTCGGCGACGGCGCCCTGCTGCCCGAGGGCACCGAGCTGATCGTCACCGCGCCCGGCTGGCAGCCCGGCAAGCCGCTGTTCCTCGCCGCCGAGAAGGCCGGTGTGCCGGTCTGGGGCGACGTGGAGCTGGCCTGGCGGCTGCGCGGCCCCGACGCGGCCCCCTGGCTCGCCGTCACGGGCACCAACGGCAAGACCACCACCGTGCAGATGCTCGCCTCCATCCTCAAGGCGGCGGGCCTGCGCACGGCCGCCGTCGGCAACATCGGCGTCTCCCTGCTGGACGCGGTCCTCGGCGACGAGGAGTACGACGTGCTCGCCGTGGAGCTGTCCAGCTACCAGCTGCACTGGGCGCCCTCGCTGCGCGCCCACTCGGCCGCCGTCCTCAACCTCGCGCCGGACCACCTGGACTGGCACGGCTCCATGGAGGCGTACGCGCGCGACAAGGGCCGCATCTACGAGGGCAACAAGGTCGCCTGCGTCTACAACGTCGCCGACAAGGCCACCGAGGACCTGGTGCGCGAGGCCGACGTCGAAGAGGGCTGCCGGGCCGTCGGGTTCACCCTCGGCACCCCGGGACCGTCCCAACTCGGCGTCGTGGACGGCATCCTGGTCGACCGCGCCTTCGTCGAGAACCGGCAGAAGAACGCGCAGGAGCTGGCCGAGGTCTCCGACATCCACCCGCCGGCCCCGCACAACATCGCCAACGCCCTTGCGGCGGCGGCCCTCGCACGCGCCTTCGGCGTGCCCGCCGGCGCCGTACGGGACGGTCTGCGGGCCTTCCGCCCGGACGCCCACCGCATCGCGCACGTGGCCGACATCGACGGGGTCGCGTACGTGGACGACTCCAAGGCCACCAACACCCATGCCGCCGAAGCCTCGTTGGCGGCA comes from Streptomyces sp. SCL15-4 and encodes:
- a CDS encoding UDP-N-acetylmuramoyl-tripeptide--D-alanyl-D-alanine ligase; translation: MIALSLAEIAAVVGGQTHDIPDPSAQVTGPVVRDSREVVPGSLFAAFVGERVDGHDYARQVVEAGAVAVLATRPVGVPAVVVDDVQSALGALARHVVGRLGTTLVALTGSAGKTSTKDLIAQVLARKAPTVFTPGSLNNEIGLPLTALSATEETRFLVLEMGARGIGHIRYLTGLTPPRIGLVLNVGSAHIGEFGGREQIAQAKGELVEALPPAGEGGAAILNADDPLVRAMASRTKAKVVLFGESAEADVRAENVRLTDSGQPAFRLHTPSGASDVTMRLYGEHHVSNALAAAAVAHELGMSAEEIALALSEAGSLSRWRMEVTERPDGVTIVNDAYNANPESMRAALRALAAMGKGRRTWAVLGKMAELGDEALAEHDAVGRLAVRLNVSKLVAVGGIEASWLQLGAYNEGSWGEESVHVSDAQAAIDLLRSELRPGDVVLVKASRSVGLESVAQALVEAGAEGEVAAR
- the mraY gene encoding phospho-N-acetylmuramoyl-pentapeptide-transferase, which encodes MKQILFSGVIGLFLTLVGTPLLIKLLARKGYGQYIRDDGPREHASKRGTPTMGGIAFILATIAAYFLSKLITGYAPTYSGLLVLGLMFGMGLVGFLDDYIKIVKRRSLGLRAKAKMAGQLIVGIAFAVLSLQFSDSRGNTPASTKLSFITDFGWSIGPVLFVVWALFMILAMSNGVNLTDGLDGLATGASVLVFGAYTFIGVWQFQESCANAQTLTNPGACYEVRDPLDLAVVASALMGACLGFLWWNTSPAKIFMGDTGSLALGGVLTGLAILSRTELLVAIMGGLFVLITMSVVIQVGSFRLTGKRVFRMAPLQHHFELKGWSEVLVVVRFWIIQGICVIVGLGLFYAGWAADK
- the murD gene encoding UDP-N-acetylmuramoyl-L-alanine--D-glutamate ligase, with the translated sequence MGSGQVTSTSGPFDFQGKHVTVAGLGVSGVPAAKALHARGAVVTVVNDGDDARAREQAAELEALGITVRLGDGALLPEGTELIVTAPGWQPGKPLFLAAEKAGVPVWGDVELAWRLRGPDAAPWLAVTGTNGKTTTVQMLASILKAAGLRTAAVGNIGVSLLDAVLGDEEYDVLAVELSSYQLHWAPSLRAHSAAVLNLAPDHLDWHGSMEAYARDKGRIYEGNKVACVYNVADKATEDLVREADVEEGCRAVGFTLGTPGPSQLGVVDGILVDRAFVENRQKNAQELAEVSDIHPPAPHNIANALAAAALARAFGVPAGAVRDGLRAFRPDAHRIAHVADIDGVAYVDDSKATNTHAAEASLAAYEPIVWIAGGLAKGATFDELVAKSAKRLRGAVLIGADRALIRDALARHAPEVPVVDLDRTDTGAMLQAVTEAKRLARPGDTVLLAPACASMDMFTNYNQRGDAFAAAVRELGA